A stretch of Elgaria multicarinata webbii isolate HBS135686 ecotype San Diego chromosome 5, rElgMul1.1.pri, whole genome shotgun sequence DNA encodes these proteins:
- the GATD3 gene encoding glutamine amidotransferase-like class 1 domain-containing protein 3, mitochondrial, producing MLSARLASCRPPLLSSALLLLRVAPGGHAAAAAFHASAQRLRGANVAVVLSGCGVYDGTEIHEASAILVHLSRGGASVQMYAPNISQMHVIDHSKGQPVGGETRNVLVESARIARGKVADLAKLTAKEHDAVIFPGGFGAAKNLSTFAVDGKDCKVNKEVERVLKDFYKSGKPIGLCCISPVLAAKVLPGTEVTVGHEEEQGGKWPYAGTAEAIKALGGKHHIREVTEAHVDTKHKVVTTPAFMCETELHHIFDGIGAMVKNVLKLTGK from the exons ATGTTGAGCGCCAGGTTGGCGAGCTGCAGGCCGCCGCTCTTGTCCTCGGCGCTGCTGTTGCTGAGGGTTGCCCCGGGCGGCCACGCTGCTGCGGCTGCGTTTCATGCTTCGGCGCAGCGCCTTCGCGGGGCCAACGTCGCGGTG gtcctttcTGGATGTGGTGTTTATGATGGTACTGAAATCCATGAAGCCTCAGC CATATTGGTCCATTTGAGTCGTGGAGGAGCCAGTGTGCAGATGTATGCTCCAAATATTTCTCAGATGCATGTTATTGACCACAGCAAAGGGCAGCCAGTTGGGGGTGAAACAAG AAATGTCCTGGTAGAATCGGCGAGGATCGCTCGTGGTAAAGTTGCAGACTTGGCTAAACTTACTGCAAAGGAACATGATGCTGTGATATTTCCTGGAGGTTTTGGAGCTGCTAAAAACCT GTCTACCTTTGCTGTGGATGGGAAAGACTGTAAAGTGAACAAAGAAGTTGAACGTGTTCTAAAGGATTTCTACAAATCTGGGAAACCCATTGG TCTGTGCTGCATTTCACCAGTCTTGGCTGCAAAGGTTCTTCCTGGTACTGAAGTCACTGTAGGACATGAAGAAGAACAAGGTGGTAAGTGGCCTTATGCTGGAACTGCTGAGGCCATTAAAGCACTGGGAGGAAAACATCACATCAGAGAAgtcaca GAAGCCCATGTGGACACAAAACACAAGGTGGTAACTACCCCAGCATTTATGTGTGAAACCGAACTGCATCACATCTTTGATGGCATTGGGGCTATGGTAAAAAATGTGCTGAAACTGACAGGAAAATGA